The proteins below are encoded in one region of Sulfolobus sp. A20:
- a CDS encoding universal stress protein — MKVVVAFDGSDRSKKALFFVIRLIKSDDEIHLVTVIKEAPKSPEQVIIESEKKASEMQNEVIKELEGYRVVSKILESNEVAEALIQYCNNIGCDLIVSGSRGLTGIKKAILGSVSSELVSKANVPVLVVK, encoded by the coding sequence GTGAAAGTTGTAGTAGCGTTTGATGGATCAGATAGATCGAAAAAGGCGTTGTTTTTTGTTATAAGATTAATTAAATCTGATGACGAAATACATCTAGTTACAGTAATCAAAGAAGCACCTAAAAGTCCAGAACAAGTAATAATTGAAAGTGAGAAGAAGGCTTCAGAGATGCAAAACGAAGTAATTAAGGAGTTAGAAGGATATAGAGTAGTTTCTAAAATACTCGAAAGTAATGAGGTAGCAGAAGCATTAATTCAATATTGCAATAATATTGGTTGTGATTTAATAGTTTCTGGAAGTAGAGGTCTTACGGGTATTAAAAAAGCGATATTGGGAAGTGTGTCGAGTGAGCTTGTTTCTAAAGCTAATGTTCCAGTCTTAGTGGTAA